A section of the Streptomyces sp. NBC_00178 genome encodes:
- a CDS encoding Uma2 family endonuclease, translating to MTALPDWMRPPRAEGWFAEDLDRLPEAPRHTELIDGALVFMMSPQRWWHGHLVTMLTVALMEQVPADTRVSREMTIKLDPRNRPEPDLLVTTADFDGDRTWFAPEEVRLVIEVVSPESAHRDRTVKLRKYAEAGIPHYWCIEDEEGAPVVHVYELDEPTGAYAPAGIFRGTLQRPVPFEISLELDRLTPPHSS from the coding sequence ATGACCGCACTGCCCGACTGGATGCGCCCGCCTCGCGCGGAAGGCTGGTTCGCGGAGGATCTGGACCGCCTGCCCGAGGCACCCCGCCACACGGAGCTGATCGATGGAGCCCTCGTCTTCATGATGTCGCCCCAGAGGTGGTGGCACGGCCACCTCGTCACCATGCTCACGGTCGCGCTCATGGAACAGGTGCCCGCCGATACCAGGGTCAGCCGCGAGATGACCATCAAGCTGGACCCGCGCAACCGCCCCGAACCGGACCTGCTGGTGACAACGGCCGACTTCGACGGTGACCGCACCTGGTTCGCACCGGAGGAAGTCCGGCTCGTCATCGAGGTCGTCTCACCCGAGTCCGCCCATCGCGATCGCACGGTGAAGCTCCGCAAATACGCCGAGGCGGGCATCCCGCACTACTGGTGCATCGAGGACGAGGAAGGGGCGCCCGTCGTCCACGTCTACGAGCTCGACGAACCCACTGGCGCCTACGCGCCCGCCGGGATCTTCCGTGGCACCCTCCAGCGCCCGGTGCCCTTCGAGATCAGCCTGGAGCTCGACAGGCTGACGCCGCCGCACAGCAGCTGA
- a CDS encoding glycoside hydrolase domain-containing protein, translating to MDEKVLDAQTWVNATYGGVSGYVRCPEDGRTGWSTMNALVMGLQHELGISPVVASFGPTTMSRLQALGDIGFGWDKNTNIVRIIQHGLFCKGYWGANGYGGYGAVTTEAVKNLLTDMGLPDGGTGTAGGVTTPKIFKCILNMDAYTKVSGGTDDIRSIQRWLNGSYWTRDAYTIGPCDGIYSRDVQKSMMIAIQYELGIAAPNGNFGPATQAGLQTKNLGEGSSGLWVQLFSAACVFNSPVPTGTSETGTPTTWRSSYDSKLREWVEIFQRFSKLDVNGRSDYRTWAQLLVSMGDPDRPATGSDTRFEITASRAQWLRNNGYAVVGRYIYDPPGSTLDKEIKPGELNTMFSNGLKVFPIYQDNARQLSDFTYSQGYQHALNAHSLASGYGFNRGTVIYFAVDYDATRDEIDAAIVPYFHGVAAGLAYNGRRYVHGVYGSRNVCTVVSRQTGARYSFVSGMSWGFSGNLGFPIPANWSFNQIKEFKVTNGSDTFDLDRDVVSGIDPGQSSVNKPSGPADGFIDYVQRLYDHAVAYPGEGDPNQLVMEYIRHKAYGGGDWDFLIGSYNSEFVDYANGKGMSVMTDFTDPYTAYELGAEHLMASANGHFVSWMPSNPRSVNAGDVAGWGGDLLTLYVDWRRASDQYPDGRNFVQLKMAKVGVASSFGYNDLIEDADAWLLAKAVRDGKTIVQAVRDLYNGGGGLTRFSRYWSGRFSGNAEDAKFLAHNILTAADDAKVIAAQIGLVTVRGGIKTLPAMLGYDDLEPFEQGFVDVMLARTGTERRLRATYEANHEKYLKAARSRAARE from the coding sequence TTGGACGAGAAGGTCCTCGACGCCCAGACGTGGGTCAACGCGACCTACGGAGGCGTCTCCGGATACGTACGGTGCCCAGAGGACGGCCGCACAGGCTGGTCCACCATGAACGCCCTCGTGATGGGCCTCCAGCACGAACTGGGCATCAGCCCGGTGGTCGCCAGCTTCGGCCCGACCACGATGTCCAGGCTCCAGGCCCTGGGCGACATCGGCTTCGGCTGGGACAAGAACACCAACATCGTCCGCATCATCCAGCACGGCCTGTTCTGCAAGGGCTACTGGGGGGCCAACGGCTACGGCGGCTACGGCGCCGTCACGACCGAGGCCGTCAAGAACCTCCTCACCGACATGGGCCTGCCCGACGGGGGCACCGGCACCGCCGGCGGCGTCACGACACCGAAGATCTTCAAGTGCATCCTGAACATGGACGCGTACACGAAGGTCAGCGGCGGTACGGACGACATCCGCTCGATCCAGCGCTGGCTCAACGGCAGTTACTGGACCAGGGACGCCTACACCATCGGCCCCTGCGACGGGATCTACTCCCGTGACGTGCAGAAGTCCATGATGATCGCCATCCAGTACGAGCTCGGGATCGCCGCCCCGAACGGGAACTTCGGCCCGGCCACCCAGGCCGGGCTGCAGACCAAGAACCTCGGTGAGGGCAGTTCGGGCCTGTGGGTCCAGCTGTTCTCCGCCGCCTGCGTCTTCAACTCCCCCGTCCCGACCGGCACGAGTGAGACCGGCACCCCCACCACGTGGCGCAGCAGCTACGACTCCAAGCTCCGCGAGTGGGTCGAGATATTCCAGAGGTTCTCGAAACTGGACGTCAACGGGCGTTCGGACTACCGGACATGGGCGCAGCTCCTGGTCTCCATGGGTGACCCCGACCGCCCCGCCACCGGCTCCGACACCCGCTTCGAGATCACCGCCTCCCGCGCCCAGTGGCTGCGCAACAACGGCTACGCGGTCGTGGGCCGCTACATCTACGACCCGCCGGGCTCGACCCTGGACAAGGAGATCAAGCCGGGCGAGCTGAACACGATGTTCAGCAACGGGCTGAAGGTCTTCCCGATCTACCAGGACAACGCCCGGCAGCTCTCCGACTTCACCTACAGCCAGGGCTACCAGCACGCGCTCAACGCCCACAGCCTGGCCTCCGGTTACGGCTTCAACCGCGGGACCGTCATCTACTTCGCGGTGGACTACGACGCCACCCGCGACGAGATCGACGCGGCGATCGTGCCGTACTTCCACGGAGTGGCCGCCGGCCTGGCCTACAACGGCAGGCGCTACGTGCACGGCGTGTACGGCTCGCGGAACGTGTGCACCGTCGTCAGCCGGCAGACCGGGGCCCGCTACTCGTTCGTCTCGGGCATGTCATGGGGCTTCTCCGGCAACCTCGGCTTCCCGATCCCCGCGAACTGGTCGTTCAACCAGATCAAGGAGTTCAAGGTCACCAACGGGTCGGACACCTTCGACCTCGACCGTGACGTGGTCTCCGGCATCGACCCCGGCCAGAGCAGCGTGAACAAGCCGTCGGGCCCGGCGGACGGCTTCATCGACTACGTCCAGCGCCTGTACGACCACGCCGTGGCCTACCCGGGCGAGGGCGACCCGAACCAGCTGGTCATGGAGTACATCCGGCACAAGGCGTACGGCGGCGGCGACTGGGACTTCCTGATCGGGTCGTACAACTCGGAGTTCGTCGACTACGCCAACGGAAAAGGCATGTCGGTGATGACCGACTTCACCGACCCGTACACGGCGTACGAACTCGGCGCCGAGCACCTCATGGCGTCCGCCAACGGGCACTTCGTCTCCTGGATGCCGTCCAACCCGCGTTCGGTGAACGCGGGCGACGTCGCGGGCTGGGGCGGCGACCTGCTGACCCTCTACGTCGACTGGCGCCGGGCCTCGGACCAGTACCCCGACGGCCGCAACTTCGTGCAGCTGAAGATGGCCAAGGTCGGGGTCGCGTCCAGCTTCGGCTACAACGACCTGATCGAGGACGCGGATGCCTGGCTGCTGGCCAAGGCGGTCCGTGACGGGAAGACGATCGTCCAGGCCGTCCGCGACCTCTACAACGGGGGCGGCGGCCTGACACGCTTCAGCCGCTACTGGAGCGGGCGCTTCAGCGGCAACGCGGAGGACGCCAAGTTCCTCGCCCACAACATCCTCACCGCGGCCGACGACGCGAAGGTCATCGCCGCCCAGATCGGGCTCGTCACCGTACGGGGCGGGATCAAGACGCTGCCCGCGATGCTCGGGTACGACGACCTGGAGCCCTTCGAGCAGGGCTTCGTCGACGTGATGCTGGCCCGCACGGGAACCGAACGGCGCCTGCGTGCCACCTATGAAGCGAACCACGAGAAGTACCTGAAGGCCGCCAGGAGCCGCGCGGCCCGCGAATGA
- the ychF gene encoding redox-regulated ATPase YchF yields the protein MSLTIGIVGLPNVGKSTLFNALTKNDVLAANYPFATIEPNVGVVGVPDPRLNKLAEIFSSQKLLPATVDFVDIAGIVRGASEGEGLGNKFLANIRESDAICQVIRAFKDENVVHVDGKVSPKDDIETINTELILADLQSVEKAVPRLTKESRLQKEKVAVLAAVEEAQKILEAGDTLFSRGITAGTEKGRLLHELHLLTTKPFLYVFNVDEDELVDEDFKNEQRALVAPAEAIFLNAKIESELIELDDEEALELLQSMGQEEPGLATLGRVGFDTLGLQTYLTAGPKETRAWTIKKGATAPEAAGVIHTDFQKGFIKAEIISFDDLVETGSVAEARAKGKARMEGKDYVMQDGDVVEFRFNV from the coding sequence GTGTCGCTCACGATCGGAATCGTCGGCCTGCCGAATGTCGGCAAGTCGACCCTGTTCAACGCCCTGACCAAGAACGACGTGCTGGCGGCCAACTACCCGTTCGCCACGATCGAGCCCAACGTCGGCGTCGTCGGTGTCCCCGACCCCCGCCTGAACAAGCTCGCCGAGATCTTCAGCTCGCAGAAGCTGCTCCCGGCCACCGTCGACTTCGTCGACATCGCCGGCATCGTGCGCGGCGCGAGCGAGGGCGAGGGCCTGGGCAACAAGTTCCTGGCGAACATCCGCGAGTCCGACGCGATCTGCCAGGTCATCCGCGCCTTCAAGGACGAGAACGTCGTCCACGTCGACGGCAAGGTCTCGCCGAAGGACGACATCGAGACGATCAACACCGAGCTGATCCTGGCCGACCTCCAGTCCGTCGAGAAGGCCGTCCCGCGCCTGACGAAGGAGTCCCGCCTCCAGAAGGAGAAGGTCGCGGTCCTCGCGGCCGTCGAGGAGGCCCAGAAGATCCTCGAAGCGGGCGACACCCTCTTCTCCCGCGGCATCACCGCCGGCACGGAGAAGGGCCGCCTCCTCCACGAACTGCACCTGCTCACGACGAAGCCGTTCCTCTACGTGTTCAACGTCGACGAGGACGAGCTGGTCGACGAGGACTTCAAGAACGAGCAGCGCGCCCTGGTCGCCCCGGCGGAGGCCATCTTCCTGAACGCCAAGATCGAGTCCGAGCTGATCGAGCTCGACGACGAGGAGGCCCTCGAACTCCTCCAGTCGATGGGCCAGGAGGAGCCCGGCCTGGCCACCCTCGGCCGCGTCGGCTTCGACACCCTGGGCCTGCAGACCTACCTCACGGCAGGTCCGAAGGAGACCCGCGCCTGGACGATCAAGAAGGGCGCCACGGCCCCGGAGGCGGCCGGTGTGATCCACACCGACTTCCAGAAGGGCTTCATCAAGGCGGAGATCATCTCCTTCGACGACCTCGTCGAGACGGGCTCGGTCGCCGAGGCCCGCGCCAAGGGCAAGGCGCGCATGGAGGGCAAGGACTACGTGATGCAGGACGGCGACGTGGTGGAGTTCCGCTTCAACGTCTGA